A region of Lycium barbarum isolate Lr01 chromosome 1, ASM1917538v2, whole genome shotgun sequence DNA encodes the following proteins:
- the LOC132603605 gene encoding sm-like protein LSM8 yields the protein MSTGLGLESLVDQQISVITNDGRNIVGILRGFDQATNLILDESHERVYSTKEGVQQLVLGLYIIRGDNISVVGELDEELDANLDMSKLRAHPLKPVVH from the exons ATGTCAACTGGACTTGGGCTTGAGTCTCTTGTTGATC AACAAATCTCAGTTATTACAAATGATGGACGGAATATTGTG GGAATTTTGAGAGGATTTGACCAGGCTACAAACTTGATTCTTGATGAATCACATGAAAGAGTATATTCAACAAAG GAAGGTGTGCAGCAACTTGTGTTGGGTCTTTATATTATAAGGGGGGACAACAT AAGCGTCGTTGGGGAATTAGATGAAGAGCTGGATGCCAACTTGGATATGTCAAAACTGAGAGCACACCCTCTAAAGCCAGTCGTTCACTGA